The window GTCTGGGGCGGAGCCCCAGGAGGGGGGAAACCGACGGGCCCGCCCCCCGGGAGCCAGGGGGCGGGCCCTATTGGGCCCCGCGGTGGCACCGCCATGCAGCACCGCGGGGGGTCGGGAAAATGAGCGGAGCGAGACCGCTCAGCCGAAGCGCCCGGAGATGTAGTCCTCCGTGGCCTGAACGGACGGGTTGGAGAAGATCCGCTCCGTGTCGTCGATCTCGATGAGACGCCCGGGCTGACCGACCGCCGAGAGGTTGAAGAACGCCGTCCGGTCGGAGACACGGGCGGCCTGCTGCATGTTGTGCGTCACGATGACGATCGTGAAGCGCTCCTTCAGCTCACCGATCAGGTCCTCGATGGCCAGCGTCGAGATGGGGTCGAGCGCCGAGCAGGGCTCGTCCATCAGCAGAACCTGCGGCTCGACCGCGATCGCCCGCGCGATGCACAGACGCTGCTGCTGACCACCGGAAAGGCCGGACCCCGGCTTGTTCAGCCGGTCCTTGACCTCGTTCCAGAGGTTCGCGCCTTTGAGCGACTTCTCGACGACATCGCTCAGCTCGGACTTCTTGTAGGAGCCGTTGAGCTTCAGCCCGGCCGCCACGTTGTCGAAGATCGACATGGTCGGGAACGGGTTGGGACGCTGGAAGACCATGC is drawn from Streptomyces liliifuscus and contains these coding sequences:
- the pstB gene encoding phosphate ABC transporter ATP-binding protein PstB — translated: MAKRIDVSGLTAYYSAHKAIEDISMTVEPRSVTAFIGPSGCGKSTFLRTLNRMHEVTPGGRVEGKVLLDDEDLYGHGVDPVAVRRTIGMVFQRPNPFPTMSIFDNVAAGLKLNGSYKKSELSDVVEKSLKGANLWNEVKDRLNKPGSGLSGGQQQRLCIARAIAVEPQVLLMDEPCSALDPISTLAIEDLIGELKERFTIVIVTHNMQQAARVSDRTAFFNLSAVGQPGRLIEIDDTERIFSNPSVQATEDYISGRFG